The following coding sequences lie in one Arachis ipaensis cultivar K30076 chromosome B03, Araip1.1, whole genome shotgun sequence genomic window:
- the LOC107632416 gene encoding B3 domain-containing protein Os04g0386900-like: MSSPGSSSTSRVSVEGQAPLPKPADPAANLSSNEIAPLSRNPFFHVVLSKSHVRRSCLMGPSKDLIDILPSAEVPTVLKCGGESWDMVYRGHAPGRKFFDGGWRKFVKANCLVEGDACVFELMANSDEKIVFEVQILRGDLPEVFFKRDRIGASEQKPIVID, from the exons TTTCAGTAGAAGGGCAAGCCCCATTGCCAAAGCCAGCTGATCCTGCAGCAAACTTATCGAGCAATGAGATTGCACCACTTTCAAGAAATCCATTCTTTCATGTAGTTCTTTCAAAATCACATGTTCGTCGTAGTTGTCTCATG GGGCCATCAAAGGACTTAATAGATATACTTCCATCTGCTGAGGTCCCTACTGTTCTTAAGTGTGGAGGCGAGAGCTGGGACATGGTGTATCGTGGACATGCTCCGGGTCGCAAGTTCTTCGATGGAGGCTGGAGAAAATTTGTCAAAGCTAATTGCTTGGTGGAGGGAGATGCTTGTGTTTTCGAGCTCATGGCAAACAGTGATGAGAAAATTGTCTTTGAAGTTCAAATTCTCAGAGGTGATCTCCCCGAAGTGTTTTTTAAAAGGGATAGAATTGGTGCAAGTGAACAGAAGCCGATTGTCATTGACTAG